The following are encoded together in the Coregonus clupeaformis isolate EN_2021a unplaced genomic scaffold, ASM2061545v1 scaf0043, whole genome shotgun sequence genome:
- the nab2 gene encoding NGFI-A-binding protein 2 isoform X1 has translation MSLPRTLGELQLYRVLQRANLLAYYDTFIQQGGDDVQQLCEAAEDEFLEIMALVGMATKPLHVRRLQKALRDWAANPALFNQPLANVPLGGIPLFKVDGTGASGTAAGGLRKSLSNGQPGSPCDREDRACLTPMHSGSPRSPCSQASPQPQDTHYRDKLSPMDPHWLSPELDGNSASASGVDEEQPSPPLLPPRPPGPSTPPASSSSLSPAALSAWPGGQLDGETAQAVGESVDRLLRTLPRSDPREVKTLLRMNKKMAKTVGHIFKMAPQDVAKEEEIRKYSLIYGRFDSKRREGKQLTHHELIINEAAAQFCMRDNALLLRRVELFSLARQVARECAYTSTLKHTRTSADDCSLPSQKRVKNEVIVSESVSSLHGVEGSEGMSQRADEDSLSGESLDSLTQDVGSQCNQSPSPRPPTDTSIPANWSRHLMQQTLMDEGLRLARMVSHDRAGKVSLRSEGTHTTDFEAKAERRSSVAVCRSSSPGSTKDDSDQGGK, from the exons ATGTCTCTGCCACGCACGCTGGGCGAGCTGCAGCTGTACCGGGTGCTGCAGAGGGCCAACCTGCTGGCCTACTACGACACCTTCATCCAGCAGGGTGGCGACGACGTGCAGCAGCTCTGTGAGGCTGCAGAGGACGAGTTCTTGGAGATCATGGCGCTGGTCGGCATGGCGACCAAGCCACTGCACGTGCGCCGTCTGCAGAAGGCCCTCCGCGACTGGGCGGCCAACCCGGCCCTCTTCAACCAGCCCCTGGCCAATGTGCCCCTGGGGGGCATCCCACTGTTCAAGGTGGATGGGACGGGTGCCAGCGGGACTGCTGCCGGAGGACTCAGGAAGTCCCTGAGCAATGGGCAGCCGGGGTCGCCGTgtgacagggaggacagggcatGCCTCACCCCTATGCACAGCGGGAGCCCCAGAAGCCCCTGCTCCCAGGCCTCACCGCAGCCCCAGGACACCCACTACAGGGACAAGCTGTCTCCAATGGACCCCCACTGGCTCAGCCCTGAGCTGGACGGGAACAGCGCCTCAGCCTCAGGGGTGGACGAGGAGCAGCCCAGCCCACCTCTGCTCCCCCCGCGTCCCCCAGGTCCCTCCACGCCCccggcctcctcctcctccctctccccggCAGCCCTCTCGGCCTGGCCCGGGGGCCAGCTGGATGGGGAGACGGCGCAGGCAGTGGGGGAGAGTGTGGACAGGCTCCTGAGGACCCTGCCCAGGTCGGACCCCAGAGAGGTGAAGACACTGCTGAGGATGAACAAGAAGATGGCCAAGACGGTGGGCCACATCTTCAAGATGGCACCCCAGGACGTGGCCAAGGAGGAGGAGATCCGCAAGTACAGCCTCATCTACGGCCGCTTCGACTCCAAGAGGAGGGAGGGCAAGCAGCTCACACATCACGAG CTGATCATCAACGAAGCGGCCGCCCAGTTCTGTATGCGTGACAACGCTCTGCTTCTGCGAAGAGTAGAGCTCTTCTCATTGGCTAGACAGGTGGCGAGAGAATGCGCCTACACCTCCACACTGAAGCATACCAG AACAAGTGCAGATGACTGCAGCTTACCATCCCAAAAGAGAGTAAAAAATGAG gtgatAGTGTCAGAGAGTGTGTCCTCCCTCCATGGTGTTGAGGGGTCAGAGGGCATGTCCCAGAGGGCTGATGAGGACAGCCTATCAGGAGAGAGTCTGGACAGCTTAACACAAG ACGTAGGCTCACAGTGCAACCAATCTCCATCCCCCCGCCCCCCCACCGACACCTCCATACCTGCCAACTGGAGTCGCCATCTCATGCAACAAACGCTCATGGATGAGGGGCTGCGATTGGCTAGGATGGTGTCACATGACCGCGCTGGCAAGGTCAGCCTTAGGTCAGAGGGGACACATACCACAG
- the nab2 gene encoding NGFI-A-binding protein 2 isoform X2, with protein sequence MSLPRTLGELQLYRVLQRANLLAYYDTFIQQGGDDVQQLCEAAEDEFLEIMALVGMATKPLHVRRLQKALRDWAANPALFNQPLANVPLGGIPLFKVDGTGASGTAAGGLRKSLSNGQPGSPCDREDRACLTPMHSGSPRSPCSQASPQPQDTHYRDKLSPMDPHWLSPELDGNSASASGVDEEQPSPPLLPPRPPGPSTPPASSSSLSPAALSAWPGGQLDGETAQAVGESVDRLLRTLPRSDPREVKTLLRMNKKMAKTVGHIFKMAPQDVAKEEEIRKYSLIYGRFDSKRREGKQLTHHELIINEAAAQFCMRDNALLLRRVELFSLARQVARECAYTSTLKHTRTSADDCSLPSQKRVKNEVIVSESVSSLHGVEGSEGMSQRADEDSLSGESLDSLTQDFEAKAERRSSVAVCRSSSPGSTKDDSDQGGK encoded by the exons ATGTCTCTGCCACGCACGCTGGGCGAGCTGCAGCTGTACCGGGTGCTGCAGAGGGCCAACCTGCTGGCCTACTACGACACCTTCATCCAGCAGGGTGGCGACGACGTGCAGCAGCTCTGTGAGGCTGCAGAGGACGAGTTCTTGGAGATCATGGCGCTGGTCGGCATGGCGACCAAGCCACTGCACGTGCGCCGTCTGCAGAAGGCCCTCCGCGACTGGGCGGCCAACCCGGCCCTCTTCAACCAGCCCCTGGCCAATGTGCCCCTGGGGGGCATCCCACTGTTCAAGGTGGATGGGACGGGTGCCAGCGGGACTGCTGCCGGAGGACTCAGGAAGTCCCTGAGCAATGGGCAGCCGGGGTCGCCGTgtgacagggaggacagggcatGCCTCACCCCTATGCACAGCGGGAGCCCCAGAAGCCCCTGCTCCCAGGCCTCACCGCAGCCCCAGGACACCCACTACAGGGACAAGCTGTCTCCAATGGACCCCCACTGGCTCAGCCCTGAGCTGGACGGGAACAGCGCCTCAGCCTCAGGGGTGGACGAGGAGCAGCCCAGCCCACCTCTGCTCCCCCCGCGTCCCCCAGGTCCCTCCACGCCCccggcctcctcctcctccctctccccggCAGCCCTCTCGGCCTGGCCCGGGGGCCAGCTGGATGGGGAGACGGCGCAGGCAGTGGGGGAGAGTGTGGACAGGCTCCTGAGGACCCTGCCCAGGTCGGACCCCAGAGAGGTGAAGACACTGCTGAGGATGAACAAGAAGATGGCCAAGACGGTGGGCCACATCTTCAAGATGGCACCCCAGGACGTGGCCAAGGAGGAGGAGATCCGCAAGTACAGCCTCATCTACGGCCGCTTCGACTCCAAGAGGAGGGAGGGCAAGCAGCTCACACATCACGAG CTGATCATCAACGAAGCGGCCGCCCAGTTCTGTATGCGTGACAACGCTCTGCTTCTGCGAAGAGTAGAGCTCTTCTCATTGGCTAGACAGGTGGCGAGAGAATGCGCCTACACCTCCACACTGAAGCATACCAG AACAAGTGCAGATGACTGCAGCTTACCATCCCAAAAGAGAGTAAAAAATGAG gtgatAGTGTCAGAGAGTGTGTCCTCCCTCCATGGTGTTGAGGGGTCAGAGGGCATGTCCCAGAGGGCTGATGAGGACAGCCTATCAGGAGAGAGTCTGGACAGCTTAACACAAG
- the LOC121577793 gene encoding dnaJ homolog subfamily C member 14-like produces MEKEVAEREVEMEGETWTVEATEESPEESPEELPSGVPPLPSSTAMPNQWEVRGDEEETQQPVPNKDMTDYIKVTPQDIPSPVIQEDSEDVEAEDCGIADANEDDEVSLRQEGVEHVEREENEETEGGDEEESGGKEPRINGESGWRSSGAGGRRGRSRNSGGGGGAVSEHNTQATSSSSSTYLPKGSLSSGGGRHKQARRRNHHHQQGRGRRRTGTQLALAFRELLSESLSPWCISCIHMVVEIIVTVTHRCGVAVEAGGVALYDLGSQLLNKVTDVPGMKADAQRVLERVRCAWAVLVDKSVRLVKWVRKASLNCFSFLCAVVLLGFQWARFMLVRLGGERAQRWWTAMQDSRVWRRVASLVERVSGWFRRRATQVPPFTPESPGGAGRYQPGKELERLLALAQVPEEELDPFTVLGVEAHATEAELKRAYRQLAVQVHPDKNKHPRAGEAFKVLRAAWDIVSNPETRREYDLKRMAQTELSKSMNEFLTKLQDDLKEAMNTMMCTKCEGKHRRFEMDREPAEARFCAECNRRHSAEEGDLWAESSMLGLRITYFACMDGKVYDITEWAGCQRIGISPDTHRVPYHISFGSKNNGSSTQRHRTPPGPEHPPPGPTNPADLQDFFNRIFQGGPPPDIAANGGFFPSGPPPHHPSAAGPGPSGPFSPPPPQTGFFMPPGGPRPEPSETWAESGGKPPPRRKKKVRKPFQR; encoded by the exons atggagaaagaggtggctgagagggaggtggagatggagggagagacatggACTGTAGAGGCAACTGAGGAGAGTCCTGAGGAGAGTCCTGAAGAGCTGCCCTCAGGTGTTCCTCCCCTCCCATCTTCAACCGCCATGCCCAACCAGTGGGAAgtcagaggagatgaggaggaaacTCAACAACCAGTTCCCAATAAGGACATGACGGACTATATCAAAGTTACCCCTCAGGATATCCCATCCCCAGTCATCCAGGAGGACTCTGAAGATGTAGAAGCAGAGGATTGTGGGATCGCAGATGCCAATGAGGACGATGAGGTCTCTCTGAGACAGGAGGGGGTGGAGCATGTGGAGAGAGAAGAAAATGAGGAGACGGAGGGtggagatgaagaggagagcGGAGGGAAGGAGCCACGCATAAACGGGGAGTCAGGCTGGAGGAGCTCAGGGGCCGGAGGGAGGAGAGGCCGGTCCCGGAACagcggaggaggagggggggcagTCTCGGAGCATAACACCCAGGCTACATCATCATCCTCGTCCACCTACCTCCCTAAAGGTTCCTTGTCGTCGGGCGGTGGTAGGCACAAGCAGGCCCGGAGGCGCAACCACCACCATCAACAGGGCCGGGGCCGGCGGCGGACGGGCACCCAGCTGGCCTTGGCCTTCAGGGAGCTGCTGTCGGAGTCGCTCAGCCCCTGGTGCATCTCCTGCATCCACATGGTGGTGGAGATCATCGTCACCGTGACCCACCGATGCGGGGTGGCCGTGGAGGCCGGAGGGGTGGCCCTCTACGACCTGGGCTCACAGCTGCTCAACAAGGTCACGGACGTGCCGGGGATGAAGGCGGACGCCCAACGCGTGCTGGAGAGGGTAAGGTGCGCCTGGGCGGTCCtggtggataagagcgtccggtTGGTGAAATGGGTCCGGAAGGCCTCCCTGAACTGCTTCAGCTTCCTCTGTGCCGTGGTGCTGCTGGGGTTCCAGTGGGCCCGGTTCATGCTGGTCCGGCTGGGCGGGGAGAGGGCCCAGCGGTGGTGGACGGCCATGCAGGACTCCAGGGTATGGAGGAGGGTGGCGTCGCTGGTGGAGAGGGTCAGTGGCTGGTTCAGGAGGAGAGCCACCCAGGTGCCCCCCTTCACCCCAGAGTCTCCCGGTGGAGCAGGCAGATACCAGCCTGGGAAGGAGCTGGAGAGACTGCTAGCGCTGGCTCAAGTCCCTGAGGAGGAGCTGGACCCTTTTACAGTGCTGGGGGTGGAGGCCCACGCCACTGAAGCGGAGCTAAAAAGGGCCTACAGACAGCTGGCTGTCCAG GTCCATCCAGACAAGAACAAGCACCCGCGCGCTGGGGAGGCCTTTAAGGTGCTGAGGGCTGCCTGGGACATCGTCAGTAACCCTGAGACACGGAGGGAATACGACCT GAAGCGCATGGCGCAGACAGAACTTTCCAAGTCGATGAATGAGTTCCTCACCAAACTGCAGGACGACCTGAAGGAAGCTATGAACACTATGATGTGCACCAAGTGTGAGGGCAAGCACAG GAGGTTTGAGATGGACCGGGAGCCTGCGGAGGCGCGGTTCTGTGCAGAGTGTAATAGACGCCACAGCGCCGAGGAGGGAGACCTGTGGGCCGAGTCCAGCATGCTGGGCCTACGCATCACATACTTCGCCTGCATGGATGGCAAGGTCTACGACATCACAG AGTGGGCCGGCTGCCAGAGGATAGGAATCTCTCCAGACACACACCGCGTGCCCTACCACATCTCCTTCGGATCCAAGAACAACGGCAGCTCCACGCAGCGCCACAG GACACCTCCAGGCCCAGAGCACCCTCCTCCAGGCCCGACCAACCCCGCTGACCTGCAAGACTTCTTCAACCGCATCTTCCAGGGGGGACCTCCCCCCGATATCGCTGCCAACGGGGGTTTCTTCCCTTCAGGACCGCCCCCCCATCACCCCTCTGCTGCTGGACCGGGACCTAGTGGAcctttctcccctcctccacctcagACTGGCTTCTTCATGCCTCCTGGAGGGCCCCGGCCGGAGCCCAGCGAGACGTGGGCCGAGAGCGGAGGCAAACCTCCGCCCCGCAGGAAAAAGAAGGTCCGCAAGCCCTTCCAGAGGTGA
- the LOC121578572 gene encoding inositol polyphosphate 1-phosphatase, translating into MADLLKLLLRVAEKAANVARVCRQEAPLFQLLVQEKTGVDKNKKFVQDFKTLADVVIQEMIRHDVGAQFPEMIDHIQGEESNQFENGLGESVIVTVCGTEKETATLLATVLDGDQTAATLLACAIHQDATLTLKDTGTDDLHIPLSPSDLGIWIDPIDATSQYIEGREEVVEEGRLCPSGLQCALVLIGVYLRATGEPVMGVINQPFNQKDPTGWKGKHFWGVSCGSVKACSVLRPKDRPAESPGLSVVLSSSEKQVVKEALAPLCGPDRLMYASGAGYKILCVILGLADVYVLSEGSTFKWDSCGPHALLLALGGGMLDLKECLRSGHCEGGHHDQGELTYHQSHSESPGADRWANQGGLVAYLDWKMLHMVIGELKGKF; encoded by the exons ATGGCTGATCTGCTGAAGCTGCTGCTGCGTGTGGCAGAGAAGGCGGCCAACGTGGCCCGCGTGTGCAGGCAGGAGGCCCCTCTCTTCCAGCTGCTGGTCCAGGAGAAGACTGGGGTGGACAAGAACAAGAAGTTTGTCCAGGACTTCAAGACGTTGGCCGATGTGGTAATCCAAGAGATGATCCGCCATGATGTTGGAGCTCAG TTTCCCGAAATGATTGACCATATACAAGGAGAGGAGTCTAACCAGTTTGAAAATGGACTAG GGGAGAGTGTGATCGTCACAGTGTGTGGGACAGAGAAGGAGACGGCCACGTTGCTGGCCACGGTGCTGGACGGGGACCAGACGGCGGCGACTCTACTGGCATGTGCCATCCACCAGGACGCTACGCTCACACTCAAAGACACGGGCACAGACGACCTCCACATACCCCTCAGCCCCTCTGACCTGGGCATCTGGATCGACCCCATCG ATGCCACTAGCCAGTACATTGAGGGTcgtgaggaggtggtggaggagggccGTCTCTGTCCTTCAGGTCTGCAGTGTGCCCTGGTTCTGATTGGGGTATACCTCCGAGCCACTGGGGAACCAGTCATGGGGGTCATCAACCAGCCCTTCAACCAGAAAGACCCAACAGG CTGGAAGGGGAAGCATTTCTGGGGTGTGTCATGTGGGAGCGTCAAAGCCTGCTCGGTGCTCCGACCTAAAGACAGACCTGCAGAGAGTCCAGGACTATCAGTGGTGCTGAGCTCCAGTGAGAAGCAGGTGGTGAAGGAGGCCTTGGCCCCTCTGTGTGGGCCTGACAGGCTGATGTACGCCTCGGGGGCCGGATACAAGATCCTGTGTGTGATCCTGGGCCTGGCTGACGTCTATGTCCTTTCCGAGGGCAGCACCTTCAAGTGGGACTCCTGCGGCCCCCATGCCCTGCTCCTTGCACTTGGTGGGGGAATGCTGGACCTTAAAGAGTGCCTCCGCTCCGGCCACTGTGAGGGGGGGCACCATGACCAGGGGGAACTGACCTACCACCAATCCCACTCAGAGAGCCCTGGGGCAGACCGCTGGGCCAACCAGGGGGGCCTGGTGGCCTACCTAGACTGGAAAATGCTCCATATGGTTATTGGGGAACTGAAGGGCAAGTTTTAA